tctctctttttattttaaccCCAAAACAATATCTTATTTAATTGATATCCTTATAACTGCAACCACTAAATTCCCTGCAGCCTACATGCATTCAGATTACAAATGACCAAAACCCACAAAACCCAAGTGGGAAAACAAAACCACTGTGAGAATAAGTATACTTTGATTGGCACATGAAAGAAACAAGCTTTTTTTGTTTTCACTTGCATACCTACAGAAATAAATTTCTGGGTGCTGGAAATGATAATAATTGAAGAAAAGGGGGGGGGGTGCAAGTTTGAGAACTCACCAAAAATCCAGAGATTGCATTGCCAAAAGGAGGTGAAAACAAAATCTGAAAGAAACCCACCTCCGAAATCACTTAAAGTTCAATGGAAGTTTGAAGAGAAAGCCAAAGAAGAGGGCTATAATTTCagtttttttccaaaaaatgaaaaaacagagtaaaaaaaagagaaagaaagaaagaaagaaacccCTCTCTGGCTCTCTCTTCCTCTATAGCTGGTCAGTTATTTGGTTTTAAAGCAGAGAACTTTACGTTCAATAAGTGCAGTCTTATAAGGGGCAACGACAAAATCAGGAAATGGAATTGAGACAGAGAGAGGAAACGACTCCGTACGTTAGAAGAAGGTGGCGGAGTACGGAAGGCGAAAGCTGAAGAAGCAAGAGAGGAaggaggaggtggaggtggaggaGCTCAGAGGATCTTTGAGAGGAGCTTTTATAATGAGAAATGGGTTtggaaataaaattaagaaaatatatatatatttgtgtattttattgttaaaaaaagGATTATGATTTATGAAATTGAAATTAGTGACAGCTAATATCCAACCATGCAGAGTTTAATTTAACTCAAAGGTGAAGTCATTTTCATAACCATGGTTAGTAATGACTACAGAAACAGAGCTCACACTCACACTCCCTCGCCTGGCTTCGGCAACATGAAaggagtttttttaaaaaaattaggaaaaattatttttctgaaatttaacataattaacacttctgtccttcTATTTTGAcgatccaacacttaagtccctcacttttttTTCAGTCCAAAAtaaccgtttgggacacgtgaattgacaaaattaactctCACTAAAAATCtcgctatttcaaaatcacaaaatccaaacccaaatacctcttctttttcttcttcttcctatcctttctgcaacttctttttcttcttcttcttcttcttcttcttcttctttcttctccttcttcttcttcttactaccctttctgcaacttcttcttcttcttcttcttcttcttcttcttcttcttcttcttcttcttcttcctaccctttctgcaacttcttcctcttctttcttcttcttcttcttcttcttcttcttcttcttcctaccctttctgcaactgaagaaaacatgaaagaaaaaaaaaaaagaatttcacattgagagaagggtatttttgaaaaaatttatcacctctcacctttgactctttgaccaaacggtttaaatggacggaagaactacgaatttggacggaagagaaagtgagggacttaagtgttgggtcgccaaaatagagggacagaagtgttaattacgttaaacctcagggactaaaaagtaatttttccaaaaattattgtttttatttttaaattttaatgatatttcaaattaatagtttaatttaattaattatttatttaatttaaaagttaaaatttttttaataatattatgcaatattattatatatttaataatttttcgcttttcttttattaattatatatttattttacaaaactaattaaaatatgtattaaaaaataaaaaatttataagttaaaCTTTAAGTATTgcgattattaataaatcagtctcTACATTtgtaaaaatctattaaaatatctttatttttttttatagtcaacaaaatagtctttctatctatttttaccgttaaatatatataacaaaaaattaaattaccttCTCCTCCTCATTCTTCCTTtgattcttcttttcctttgattcttcatcaatattttttttttttctttttcaagagGAGAGGAGACAATTATTTGGAGAcgattatttttcttcttcgtcatcatcttctttttctcttctttttttttctttttttttaggaGGAGAGGAGACTATTTCATTAATAGAAAGAaacgataaaaatattttaatagatatgaaaaaatataagaacgttttaatatatttttaaaaatgtaaggactgatttgttaataatagtaatatctaagaactaaataaaaaaaattatttgaagacaaaattgaattttaaaaattttctctctcatattttatttatttttaaaggaAAAGAGGACAAAAAGACTaattcgttgacggaaagaaaaaataaatacgttttaataggtttctaaaaatacagggactaacttattaataatagtaatactcaaatattaaatagtaaatttttcttaaaaatatataaaattaataaataatataaaaattattaaatcccTTTATATCAACTCAAAATTAtctacttttatttttctcaaaaagaaaattagaaCATGACGTGTATATCTTATTATGTTAGCTTTTTATTAAGAATGGCAAATAAGGAAATGCTTACAAAttacaatattattttaaaatcactgAACAATATTAACTATGTATTACTAAATATCTTCTGAAATTTGTTatagatatattattaatataaaaatttaatcactTGACTTTGgtttcataaataatttttaattaaattgaacatAAATTTCTATTGTGATGGCAAATGgtaaagataaataattaattgattagatatattatttatttaattatgatattttaataaaactagttaatttaattttatattataaaatttattaattaattttaatatttaatttatattttagttcTTTTATTATCCATTCGTTAGTTGATGTCTAAAGGAAGCCGTCTTGAttggtaaaaaatttaattaaacttttatacAATTACATTAGTTTCATGTGGTTtttatttcatgatttttaaaataaaaatttattcttttaattaatagttttttaaatataagaattgattaaaatatattaatcaaattgaatttttgCAAAAACCTAATTCtgaaataagtaaaaaaaaaaaaagcaatggtCAAAAAATTCAGtaattaactttattttaaaaatgaaaaattacgtTTTAGTCTCTGATGTTTAActtaattaacacttctgtccctctattttgacgacccaaacacttaagtccctcactttctcttccgtccaaattcgtagtctttccatccaaaatagccgtttgggacatgtgaattgacaaaattgacTCTCACTAAAAGTCCCActatttcaaaatcacgaaACCCAAATCCAACCAAATGCTTCTTCATTGTAGATGCTTCTTTACTgtagattcttcttcttcttcttcttcttcttcttcttcttcttctcctccatctctccatctccaaatcACTGTCAGCCTCCtcaccataactcctaccctttctACAACAAATCTCTCTCTGTTTCTATAAGAGTTCACTCTCTCATCTCTCAATTGACCCTCCAAGAAAAGATCTTGCAACTCTCAAATAATGCTTTAGGGAGAAAAAAgatggaaaaaagaaaaaaaaaaggaaaattaacaATGTCAagagaaaatagagaaaatatgagggagaagaaagatggaaaagagaaaaagaaaaaaaaaatcaacaatgtcaaaagaaaatagagaaaatataagaGAGAAGGAAGATGGAAAAGagagataaaagaaaaaggagaatcaATAATGGGTAAAATACAATGGAGAAGATATGAAAGAGAAGAATGATGAGAGATTTCATGTTGAGGGggttatttttggaaaaaattctcacctctcacctttgactctttgaccaaacagttattttggatggaaggactacgaatttggacggaagagaaagtgagggacttaagtgttgggtcgccaaaatagagggacagaagtattaattatgttaaacctcagggactaaaaaataatttttccttttaaaaaataaaaaaaggtttTCAACCGAACAAATtttcaaagaaaattatatttctttaaaaaatttttctgacaaaattattttaaaggtcAAAGTGTGTCAAAAAATTACTAGAAGAAAGGTTTGATATTAAGAAATTTCTCAATTGGATATGAATATTTACAAGTAAGCTATTATTTACCGAGTTATTTTCTATTCAAATAGATACTTTCTGATGTAATAATtactaaatatataaaaatgattaaagagattaaacattaaaaaaatgatGTCTTATGCAGATTTCTCTCCTGCGCTGTGAGGGCTCCGTCCTGGCACCATCATTGACCGAGGAGCAGGCGGAGCTCAGTCGTAGCTccaaaaaagttaaattatggGAGGGCATGAGTGAGGTGAtattagagcaagttttgactGTTGATTTTGGGGTTGGGACGGCAGCTGATATGAAGCGAAAATCCTCTTTTAAAGATGTCTTGCAGGTGGAGTTCATTCTTATTTTTTGATGTGGGAGGTGACTAGTAATATGGAGGATCTTTCCAAAGATGAATGTGATTGTGATGATGAGAGTGTTGATAATGTGCAATGCCTGGCAATTAGAGTCTCTAAATAAGGAAATCAATAATTGTATATGCCTTGGAAACGCTCTCTTATTATCCAGTTGCATGGTCGCTCTATTGGCTTTAATTATCTTCAGAAGCAATTGCCTCAGCTGTGGGGCTTAAATCACCCCTCGATCTAGTTGATTTGGTAAATGGGTTtttcatggttaggtttaaTTCTAAGGTGGAATATGAGCGCGTCTTATTGGAATGCCCTTGGATGATTGCTGATCATATCTTACGGTAAGGCAATGGCAATCAAATTTTGATTCAGAAATTGCTTCCATTGATAAAGTGTTGATTTGGGTTCGTATCCCCAATTTGCCTATTAAATATGAAGAATTTtggagtattcttgtattttactcttaatctttacaagtgatttatataactatttatacacaaaaaaattacaactaaacaaaaaataaataattaaagaataattacagagataattaagaatCCTAATTTATGTCTAGAATccataatcaaatcaaatcatatcactAGAATCAGTAAATAAGTCAATACTCCCTCTCAAGTTGGTGCATAAATGTCGCACAtacccaacttgcaaatcagattatggtagatTCTATTGTTGAGCCCTTTAGCGAACACATCCGCAAGATGCACAGTAGAAGTCATAAGAACCGAGTTCAAGATAccgtctattaattttttttttaatgaagtaTCGATCAATCTCAATGTGCTTCATTTGGTCATGTTGAATTGAATTTTGTGCTATACTAATGACAGCTTTGTTGTCACAATACAAAATTATCTTGTCTCTCTTGGGcaatttcagcttctctaatAACTTCTACAACTATAAAAGTTCACACACACCTTCGGCaattgctctgtattctgcttcagcacttgaccAAAGTAATAACACTTTGTTTTTTACTCCTCCATGTGACAAGGTTTCCTCCCACAACTATGCAATAgccagaggtggatctcctgtcatcgagagattctgcccaatctgcatctgtaaatGCTTTAACTCAGAGGTGACCATGCTTAGAGTAAAAAAACCCTTTCACTGGTGGAGACTTAaggtatctcaagatgcgaagGACAACCTGTATATAAGTCTCGtgagggtcatgcatgaattggttAATTAAGCTAACATCATAGGCTATATCTGATCGGGTGtatgagagataaatcaacctccTACCAATCTTtggtatcttccaatatccacgggCTCACCAGTTTCTGCAACTGGGATAAATATTTCTtgataatccactccataggtttggatgaatcctttagcaaccaatccGGTCTTAGACCGTTTaattgtgccatcagctttATGTTTCACTATGAATACCCACTTACAGCCAATAAGTTTCTTTCCAGGTGGAAGAGTGACAAGCTCCTTGGTCTCATTTTTTGTCAGtactttcatctcttcaatcattgctccctTCCATTTAAGATTTGCAAGAGCTTCCTTCCAATCCTGTAGAATAGACACAGAagaaatagacaaggcaaatACTCTATAGGAGGCAGACAAGGATTCATAAaaaaacaaagttagaaatagggtgtttagtacAAGATCTAATACCTTTTCTTGTGTAATGGTTTATCTAAATCATTGaaacattcaagagttgtgggtaactcaccagaagaaaatTCTTaactctgagtagactgcataatagattcttctgccttgtctctccttgaatacctcttcaaatctggcttgtccaaaTGTTCAATTCTCTCCCGCTGATTGGCTATCTCCCCATGTCTACTAGAACTCTCTCACTGAACCATATCATTCAAAATTACAGAATTCGGGGTCTCTTCTTCTTACTCATTATTCTCCCCTTGAAGAGGTAAGTGGGTGAtactgaagtagggttcagttttTCAGATGATAACATCTATACTAATAAAGTATTTACTAAATGGAGGATGGTAACACCTGTATCTCTTCTCTGTCAGAGAATATctaacaaacacacattttaAGGCCTTGGGATTCAACTTTCCCGCtgtcctagtatggacaaagcaaacacacccaaatacttttggtaGAATAATGTATGAATTTCTTCCTTGTAGAACCTCCAAAtgactcataaagtcaagggtcttaaggggcattctattgataagataaacAAATACAAAGACTGCATCTTTCCAATATACTTTGGGTAggttcatggtgaacataagagatcgagctacctccaatagatgcaTGTTTTTCCCTTCAGCAAAGCCATTTTGtgcactagtataaggacaacttgTCTGGTGTACTATCCTATTGGTCTCCAAATAAGCAAAAAACCTACTATCCATATATTttcttccattgtcagttctcaaaattttcaccttagtattAAATTGAGTACAAATTATCTTttgaaaggattgaaaacaagaaaagacatcacttttagctttaatcaaatagagctaagtcattcgagtgcaacaatcaataagaGTGAgaaaccatcgattaccagataaggagacagtttgagtaggtCCCCAAACATTAGAATGAATAGTCACAAAAGGAAATCAACTTCTAATGCCAAGCAAACCGAGTTGAGgaataaaacaagaaaaaattCCAACCACGACAGGCACCGACCTTGGAAATTAACCCCTAGTGCCAAGTAAGCCGAGTTGAGAAGTAAAAGAGGAAAAATCCAACCACGGCAGGCACTAGCCTCATAAATTGACTCTTGGTGCCAAGAAAGCCGAGTTGAGAAATAAAACCAGAAAAAATCCCAGCCACGGCAGGCACCAGCCTCGAAAATTAACCCCTGATGCCAAATAAGCCAATTTGAAGAatgaaaaacaaagaaaaaaagtcCAATCCATAGCAGGCATTAACCCCAAATAAATAAGACCCTCAGACAGttataaaaacaaatatataaattggtaatacaaatatataaattgGTTTAATAGACAAACCCAGTGAGATCAAAAGCTAAGGTATTTTACTTATCTTAGTCTAACAGTATTGTCGTAACGATTTAAGTTACAAAGACATGGCAAGATCGTATATAAAGTTAGGTTAGTTAAGTTAATTCGACTACAAAACATTGCTTGATGACATCCAAATTAATTGGGGAATAgcaataaacataaaataactCAATTAATGATGATAAAGATAAACAAATAACTTGGGAAGGTTCAAAACTATTTAAAATAGAGTTCATTGCTTAGTTACAGATGCAACAGGAGAATCTAGACTATAACTAACTAAGTCATCATTGACTGGGGACCTAAAGAGATTGAGGCTTGACTAAGTAGGAGATAGGAGATAGAGCAGGAGGGGTATTTGGAAGAGGATTATCGTCCTCCTTGAGCTTTCACCATCAGAGTCGAATTCAGGAGCTCATAGTTCAGCCAAAGGAGCAGTAAGAGCATCTCAGGCAGCTTTGAGACCTTGGTTATAGCCCATAGCAAACATGCGGAAAGCTTCCTCATAGATATTCTGCTTCAACTCATTTGAATTCTTAAACTCTTGAATTGGCTCTTCACAGGCTGATTAACCCTGTCCTTGATAACCTTAGCATCCTTTAGTAAAAAAGCACACTTGCCCTCCAAAGTATTTACCTCCTGACAAAGCTGTTGTGCTGAAGCTAGAAGTTCTCCACAATAAGAGCCAAAATCGTCATTTCTTTAGTTTGCTTGTTAAGCTCTTTCTAGAGCACGATGACACGGACCACAGCTTCGTCATGTTGTTGGCGAGTATCCTTCAAGGAAGATAATTAGGCAAGGGCTTCATCTCGTTGAAGCTGCACCGCAGACACTCATTAAGAGGATCAGGCAACTTTCTCCCTTAACTCATTTATTTGCCTAGTCATGTCTGAGATCTGCTCTTTGAAATTGATGATATGCTTGCGAGACACAATAGTGACAGCCAAATTCTCATCCCGTCCTGCTTCTTCGATCTAGCAGTCAATGGAGCTCTGAATAGATCGATTCCTAGCATTGATCTCCATAAAAGTGCCTAAAGACTAGCAAGAGAAAAATACGAAATGTGCAAGTAGAAAACAAAATAGTAGCACTCAAAAAGAAAAGGGAATGCAACTTACCATGAGTAGCAGCTCTCATGAATTATCTCCAAGGGTTTCCAGAGGGCGCAAGCTTCAAGCGAGTTATTGTTTGGTAGAACTTGCTAAGTTGTAGATGATTCCCAGGAAATGAGGAGCAGAGATGTTTGGTGCTCTACTAAAGATTTTATTACAGAGCATCCTAATCATAGAAGCTGGCACAGAGTCGGCATTGATCTCACGTGAATCTAAGCAGCTATTGTCCGGGGCAGAAGATAGGGGCTTCCAATATTTTCTTTCCCTTATCAACAAATGAGAGGAGATCAGCCTCGGTAGGAGCAGAAGTCCCCTCCAATAGGAGGAGGATGGGAAGCATTCCGGACAGGAGAATTTTTACCTCTATCTAAGCCACCCGCTCTAATTTGCTAACGTCAATAGGATCAGAGGGGCTCACTTTGGAGGGAGCTGAATGAGAGCAGTGCCAAAGTCAATGGGGATGTAGGAGTACGAGATCAAAGGCCTAACATATGACAGGGGGATTGCAGTGATGCCATGGAAGACCTCCCTAATAATATTGGTAACTAACTCGTTATCCTGGAAAGTCAACAAGGTCTCCTTGATGTTCTTCTTAGAGAGGGTAAAGTTCTTAGAGAACTTGATCTTATCTATGGGTGCAGAAGAAGCTGGGAAAGGAGAAAGGAAAAAGTTAGTTAGAATTAATCAATGcagaaaagagaaattcaaaagaaaactTAGAAGTACCAGCTTGATGACAATCCTTTAAAGAAGACATGAACAAGCACTTGTCCAcatcatatatttttttctaatagaATTCagtgaaaaaaaaacaaatttgaTCTATAAGGTTCAGTCTAGAGAATTTGTTGCAATCCTCAGGTATTTCCCCCCATGATAGGTTGACCTCCCACTCAA
This sequence is a window from Manihot esculenta cultivar AM560-2 chromosome 4, M.esculenta_v8, whole genome shotgun sequence. Protein-coding genes within it:
- the LOC110613654 gene encoding uncharacterized mitochondrial protein AtMg00820-like, with translation MDSRFFAYLETNRIVHQTSCPYTSAQNGFAEGKNMHLLEDWKEALANLKWKGAMIEEMKVLTKNETKELVTLPPGKKLIGCKWVFIVKHKADGTIKRSKTGLVAKGFIQTYGVDYQEIFIPVAETGEPVDIGRYQRLVGG